From Ascaphus truei isolate aAscTru1 chromosome 17, aAscTru1.hap1, whole genome shotgun sequence, the proteins below share one genomic window:
- the LOC142467835 gene encoding uncharacterized protein LOC142467835, whose product MGNSSSKYMTKNINDRGYLSCFSRCRDRTDFENKALEYKHEPQPVPHGSGEGEQNVSPCTVPTSVAAILTPNSDCAGGDCLSEQHRSCEGEADGTSVPVPGVDSPPTFSSQVSSEILSNKESSNQNKPDYTLCHNTEDEEQPFCNKDTMNRKRDADTRGPYLYDPLNETDGPKDLNQLYYQPSNEEQMEVGSYEGELPTTSSITSTMTGDSIFLSPKNSGVRLTKQAYELLSAKVFQNCHLLVAWYGNASSEAEEPMTRLDSGFVDLNKRGELQTS is encoded by the exons ATGGGCAACAGCTCATCAAAATATATGACCAAGAACATCAATGACCGTGGGTATCTGTCCTGCTTCTCTCGGTGCAGAGATCGAACAGA CTTTGAGAATAAGGCTCTGGAATACAAACATGagcctcagcctgtgccacatgGCAGTGGTGAAGGGGAACAGAACGTATCACCTTGCACAGTACCCACAAGCGTAGCGGCCATCCTTACCCCCAACTCAGACTGTGCTGGGGGGGACTGCCTTTCTGAGCAACATAGGAGCTGTGAGGGAG AGGCAGACGGTACCTCCGTTCCGGTCCCTGGTGTGGATTCCCCTCCCACTTTCAGCAGTCAAGTCAGCAGTGAGATTCTTAGTAATAAGGAGTCATCTAACCAAAATAAACCAGACTATACACTCTGTCACAATACCGAAGATGAAGAGCAGCCTTTCTGCAATAAAGATACCATGAACAGAAAACGAGATGCTGACACAAGGGGACCTTATCTGTACGATCCATTGAATGAGACTGATGGACCAAAAGACCTTAACCAACTATATTATCAACCAAGCAACGAGGAACAAATGGAAGTTGGTTCGTATGAGGGAGAACTGCCCACAACATCCTCCATTACATCTACCATGACAGGGGATTCCATTTTTCTTAGCCCAAAAAACAGTGGGGTACGGTTAACGAAACAAGCTTATGAGCTCTTGTCAGCAAAAGTCTTTCAAAACTGCCACCTCCTGGTGGCTTGGTATGGGAACGCCTCCAGTGAGGCAGAGGAGCCAATGACACGTCTCGACAGTGGCTTTGTGGACTTGAATAAGAGAGGAGAGCTACAAACTTCCTAA